A single window of Anopheles moucheti chromosome 2, idAnoMoucSN_F20_07, whole genome shotgun sequence DNA harbors:
- the LOC128299326 gene encoding homeotic protein empty spiracles-like, with protein sequence MASATTLIMALPTQKPRIGFSIESIVGSEKRLAQGSSPAHFSPNSESSERPVSPLSDSSHIAPDMHPLALRGYPAGFPPLPHQRAYLLQQQQEHQQQVRELFALGQRISRVSSGTPPLEPKGRLPDSPHSPSEGAQNLASSVRMIDLNSNSSRSSPPPHTRLSPDPESGVRIHGQRSPRSSPGPGGPGGGPVPSSNKGPIMVPGIPAGLVRPFPMGPNAELKSLPPFMGGNNATELAVQAAHNQHFLAAQFQAALAHVQVHGPGGFGGHPAHLHNHPANMPRDSYPLYPWLLSRHGRFPPRFPGSYLLPFRKPKRVRTAFSPSQLLKLEHAFENNHYVVGAERKSLAQTLSLTETQVKVWFQNRRTKHKRMQQEEDAKSGGNGDDDGQGRGSPDAHYEEDVEDELIDMEMDDDCASDEDEQEHAEWTSMKEAKETTASCGTISNAHSGLRYE encoded by the exons ATGGCATCAGCGACGACCCTTATAATGGCGTTGCCCACTCAAAAGCCTCGCATCGGCTTCAGCATTGAGTCGATAGTTGGTAGCGAAAAACGGTTGGCCCAAGGTTCGTCACCAGCGCACTTTTCGCCCAACAGTGAATCGTCCGAGCGTCCGGTGAGTCCTCTCAGCGATAGCAGTCACATCGCGCCCGATATGCATCCACTGGCGCTGCGAGGATATCCAGCGGGCTTTCCACCTTTACCTCATCAACGGGCATACCTtctccagcaacagcaggaacATCAGCAGCAGGTTCGCGAACTCTTCGCACTGGGGCAACGTATATCGCGCGTGTCCTCCGGTACGCCCCCATTAGAACCGAAAGGACGCTTGCCGGATTCACCACACAGTCCCAGTGAGGGTGCTCAAAACTTAGCCTCCTCCGTGCGAATGATTGATCTGAATAGTAATTCTAGTCGAAGTTCACCACCTCCCCACACGAGACTGTCGCCGGACCCAGAGTCCGGCGTGCGGATTCACGGTCAACGGTCACCGCGCAGTTCTCCCGGACCCGGGGGGCCTGGCGGCGGACCAGTTCCATCGTCAAACAAAGGACCCATAATGGTGCCAGGCATTCCGGCCGGTCTGGTAAGGCCCTTCCCGATGGGTCCGAACGCTGAGCTGAAGTCACTGCCACCGTTTATGGGCGGAAACAATGCGACGGAGTTGGCAGTACAAGCGGCCCACAACCAACACTTTCTGGCGGCCCAGTTCCAGGCAGCGTTAGCACATGTGCAGGTTCATGGGCCCGGAGGTTTTGGGGGACATCCGGCGCATCTGCACAATCATCCCGCCAACATGCCTCGCGACAGTTACCCGCTCTATCCGTGGCTATTAAGCCGACATGGAAGATTTCCTCCCCGATTTCCAGGAA GCTATTTGCTACCATTTCGCAAACCGAAACGAGTCCGGACGGCTTTTTCGCCGTCGCAGCTGCTGAAGCTGGAGCACGCCTTCGAGAACAATCACTACGTGGTCGGGGCGGAACGGAAATCGTTGGCACAGACACTGAGTCTTACGGAAACAcag gtcAAAGTATGGTTCCAGAACAGACGCACCAAACACAAAAGGATGCAGCAGGAAGAGGACGCCAAATCGGGCGgaaatggtgatgatgatggccagGGGCGGGGTAGCCCCGACGCCCACTACGAGGAGGACGTTGAGGATGAGCTTATCGACATGGAAATGGACGATGATTGTGCGAGTGACGAGGACGAACAGGAGCATGCAGAGTGGACGTCAATGAAAGAAGCAAAGGAAACTACTGCTTCATGCGGGACGATTAGTAACGCCCATTCTGGCTTAAGGTACGAATGA